A genome region from Mastacembelus armatus chromosome 8, fMasArm1.2, whole genome shotgun sequence includes the following:
- the LOC113141577 gene encoding putative ferric-chelate reductase 1 isoform X1: MKHTVVLLLVCVARVVWCYGSGLVTPSCGDMRPQHGVAAQTSAAPFTVTTDSSSYSLGQAVKVTIKAQSGTSFEGFLLQAREVGGLSPVGSFALTADPAQLLACSEKANSAVSHRGDSDKTSVQVTWTPDAPGNGKSIQFHASFVQHFGTFWVGVTSSVLAFTGSSTSASTTPATSTTTPTTTTTTPTTSTTTPTTTTTGSKSNISSAGCGVDKVCLRNPSNCDPSVSTGCFFMSARMSPSRTSIRYEMTGPSNGYVSFGFSDDKSMGNDDIYICGIGSDGVVFLKHAFSTGEVTPQTIALGSVLNMTTSVQGTVISCSFTSMNTISTQRTTGFNNTYYIMFAYGPISNGQIQKHTDTFISADKVDLTTPTASSAEEDFPPILKAHGALMLISWMTTGSLGMITARHLKGVSRGLKLCGKDMWFVVHAVVMCVTVAATIIAFILAFSYTKDWSGGAHPVLGCLVMILSFLQPIVAFMRCAPQHSLRFLFNWTHAVNALVIKALAVAAILTGLEMVDNSVNQWMMSVMGGFIGWEALFFILLDVHLKWKVKHTETASQLTTYDNVIVVVYFLGNLAFLVALLVGIGRA, translated from the exons ATGAAACACACTGTCGtgttgctgctggtgtgtgttgcTCGGGTGGTCTGGTGCTATGGCTCAGGTCTAGTTACGCCCAGCTGTGGAGACATGCGACCCCAGCATGGGGTGGCTGCACAGACGTCAGCAGCACCCTTCACCGTCACTACggacagcagcagctacagccTCGGACAGGCTGTCAAAG tcaccATCAAGGCTCAGAGCGGTACGAGCTTCGAAGGCTTTCTATTACAGGCTAGAGAAGTTGGGGGACTGTCTCCTGTGGGCTCCTTTGCCCTGACAGCAGACCCTGCTCAGCTCCTCGCTTGCAGTGAGAAAGCT AACTCAGCTGTATCTCACAGAGGCGACTCTGATAAGACCTCTGTTCAGGTGACATGGACACCGGATGCACCAGGAAATGGGAAATCCATTCAGTTTCA TGCATCCTTTGTGCAGCATTTCGGGACATTCTGGGTTGGTGTTACAAGTTCTGTACTGGCCTTCACTGGTAGCTCCACAAGTGCCTCCACTACACCAGCAACATCCACAACTACACCAACAACTACCACAACTACACCAACAACATCCACAActacaccaacaacaacaaccacaggcTCTAAATCT AATATCTCCAGTGCAGGCTGTGGTGTTGACAAGGTGTGTCTCAGGAATCCTTCAAACTGTGATCCTTCAGTCAGCACTGGCTGTTTTTTCATGTCAGCCAGGATGTCGCCCAGCAGAACAAGCATCCGCTACGAGATGACTGGTCCTTCAAATGGATACGTCTCTTTTGGATTCTCAGATGATAAGTCGATG GGAAACGATGACATTTATATTTGTGGCATAGGCAGTGATGGTGTGGTGTTTTTGAAGCATGCCTTTTCAACAGGAGAAGTGACTCCACAAACTATTGCTCTG GGGAGTGTTCTCAATATGACCACATCAGTGCAGGGCACAGTGATCAGCTGTTCCTTCACGTCCATGAACACTATTTCTACTCAGAGGACCACTGGCTTCAACAATACATACTATATCATGTTTGCCTATGGACCTATCAGCAATG GACAAATCCAGAAACATACAGATACCTTCATCAGTGCTGACAAGGTAGACCTCACCACACCTACAGCTAGCAGTGCCGAAGAAGATTTTCCTCCTATTCTTAAAGCACATG GAGCACTGATGCTGATATCCTGGATGACCACGGGCTCACTGGGAATGATAACGGCCCGACATCTGAAAGGAGTGAGCAGAGGGCTCAAGCTGTGCGGCAAGGATATGTGGTTTGTG GTCCATGCAGTAGTGATGTGTGTGACGGTAGCAGCCACGATCATCGCCTTCATCCTTGCCTTTTCATATACCAAAGACTGGTCTGGC GGAGCTCATCCTGTCTTAGGCTGCCTGGTTATGATCCTCTCGTTCCTTCAGCCCATAGTGGCTTTTATGCGCTGTGCACCCCAACACTCACT GAGGTTTCTATTCAACTGGACACACGCTGTAAATGCACTAGTAATTAAAGCTTTAGCTG TGGCAGCCATATTAACAGGACTGGAAATGGTTGACAACTCTGTGAATCAGTGGATGATGAGTGTGATGGGTGGTTTCATTGGCTGGGAagctttgtttttcatcttgCTGGATGTGCATTTAAAATGGAAGGTCAAACATACAG AGACAGCATCTCAACTG accaCGTATGATAACGTGATAGTGGTTGTGTACTTCCTGGGAAACCTTGCCTTTTTGGTGGCACTGCTGGTTGGAATTGGACGTGCATAA
- the eif1 gene encoding eukaryotic translation initiation factor 1 produces MSAIQNLQTFDPFADATKGDDRLPAGTEDYIHIRIQQRNGRKTLTTVQGISADYDKKKLVKAFKKKFACNGTVIEHPEYGEVIQLQGDQRKNICQFLIEIDLAKEEQLKVHGF; encoded by the exons ATGTCCGCTATCCAGAACCTCCAAACTTTTG ACCCCTTTGCTGATGCAACTAAGGGTGATGACCGCCTCCCAGCCGGGACAGAGGACTACATCCACATAAGAATCCAACAGCGGAACGGCAGGAAGACCCTCACCACTGTCCAGGGCATCTCCGCCGACTATGACAAGAAGAAGCTAGTCAAGGCCTTCAAGAAG AAGTTTGCCTGCAATGGGACTGTGATTGAGCACCCAGAGTATGGTGAAGTGATCCAGCTTCAGGGAGACCAGCGCAAGAATATCTGCCAGTTCCTCATTGAG ATTGACTTGGCCAAGGAGGAGCAGCTCAAAGTCCACGGCTTCTAG
- the LOC113141546 gene encoding transmembrane protease serine 9-like codes for MAYYKVIYVAALLLTFLTGEAQSQQDVCGKVKMNSRIVGGQVAPPGSWPWQASVVGPSGHYCGGSLINNEWVLTAAHCFPSTSTNNLFVYLGRQNQTGPNPNEVARTVTQITVHSSYNGVTHDNDICLLKLSSPVTFTDYIQPVCLAAPGSTFYSGTNTWVTGWGRTSFGGVPSQNLMEVEVPVVGNRQCTCDYTDINTITNNMMCAGLSAGGKDSCQGDSGGPMVSKQNGRWIQAGIVSFGEGCADPNFPGVYTRVSNYQAWINSHITSNQPGFMSFTSTGTDSDLGATCATPTKTPIPTTSTTTTTTTTTATSLCGKAPRNTKIIGGEVAPPGSWPWQVSLALPLGHFCGGSLINEEWVLTAAHCFPHPSTTDLVVYLGRESQKGPNPNEVNRTVTQIIIHDNFHEPVPFNNDICLLKLSSPVTFTDYIQPVCLAAPGSTFYSGTNTWVTGFGFTENGTLAQNLMEVEVPVVGNRQCTCDYTDINTITNNMMCAGLSAGGKDSCQGDSGGPMVSKQNGRWIQAGIVSFGKGCADPNFPGVYTRVSNYQAWINRQITSNQPGFMSFTSTGTDSDLGATCATPTTTSTTTTSTTTTTTTATSSVVCGQAALNSRILGGSLVTTDGLWPWMVSLQKYEVHECSGTLVAVDAVLTNANCFSGTPEVSEWTVVLGLLKLNGFNTHRETLSVASISLSNLTGTNIAILHLKTKPTLSDYIQPICMATDKTFTVGTTCWAAGWSSGEGGEEQILQEIQTSVVNCGSTSTSSSVCTTSFTLKQGDSGGPLMCKQDGSWFQAAVLTAENNSTTKTRESSPMVFTNLNNYQSFLVQQLGTLLSPAARNTTTTPSTTSAPTGGSPVYSPLFFHLLILLMGLYIFL; via the exons aggcACAATCACAACAAGATG TGTGTGGTAAGGTTAAAATGAACTCCAGGATTGTTGGAGGGCAGGTGGCCCCACCAGGCAGCTGGCCCTGGCAAGCCAGTGTGGTCGGTCCTTCTGGTCACTACTGTGGAGGATCACTCATTAACAACGAATGGGTTCTGACTGCTGCACACTGCTTCCCAAG CACCAGCACAAACAACCTGTTTGTCTATTTGGGTCGCCAAAATCAAACGGGACCCAACCCCAACGAGGTGGCTCGGACAGTAACGCAGATCACCGTACATTCCAGTTATAATGGCGTTACCCATGACAACGACATCTGCCTCCTGAAGCTCTCCTCACCAGTGACTTTCACCGACTACATTCAGCCGGTCTGCCTGGCAGCCCCAGGCAGCACCTTCTACAGCGGCACTAACACCTGGGTCACTGGCTGGGGCAGGACTTCCTTTGGAG GTGTTCCTTCACAGAACCTAATGGAAGTTGAGGTTCCAGTTGTGGGGAACAGACAGTGTACCTGTGATTATACAGATataaacacaatcacaaacaaCATGATGTGTGCTGGGTTAAGTGCTGGAGGGAAGGACTCTTGTCAG GGGGATTCGGGCGGCCCAATGGTGAGCAAGCAGAATGGTCGCTGGATTCAGGCTGGAATTGTGAGTTTTGGAGAAGGCTGCGCTGATCCCAATTTCCCAGGCGTCTACACCAGAGTGTCAAATTATCAGGCCTGGATCAACAGTCATATCACCAGCAACCAGCCAGGCTTCATGAGCTTCACATCCACAGGGACTGACAGTGATCTCGGTGCTACCTGTGCAACCCCGACAAAAACTCCAATCCCCACcacttcaacaacaacaacaacaacaacaacaacagcaaccaGCT tGTGTGGTAAAGCTCCACGCAACACCAAAATTATTGGAGGGGAGGTGGCCCCACCAGGCAGCTGGCCCTGGCAGGTCAGTCTGGCCCTTCCTTTGGGCCACTTCTGTGGGGGATCACTCATTAACGAAGAATGGGTTCTGACTGCTGCACACTGCTTCCCACA CCCCAGCACAACTGATCTGGTTGTCTATTTGGGTCGTGAAAGTCAAAAGGGACCCAACCCCAATGAGGTGAATCGGACAGTAACACAGATCATCATACATGACAACTTCCACGAGCCAGTTCCTTTCAACAACGACATCTGCCTCCTGAAGCTCTCCTCACCAGTGACTTTCACCGACTACATTCAGCCGGTCTGCCTGGCAGCCCCAGGCAGCACCTTCTACAGCGGCACTAACACCTGGGTCACTGGGTTTGGTTTCACTGAAAATGGAA CACTTGCACAGAACTTAATGGAGGTGGAGGTTCCAGTTGTGGGGAACAGACAGTGTACCTGTGATTATACAGATataaacacaatcacaaacaaCATGATGTGTGCTGGGTTAAGTGCTGGAGGGAAGGACTCCTGTCAG GGGGATTCAGGTGGCCCAATGGTGAGCAAGCAGAATGGTCGCTGGATTCAGGCTGGAATTGTGAGTTTTGGAAAAGGCTGCGCTGATCCCAATTTCCCAGGCGTCTACACCAGAGTGTCAAATTATCAGGCCTGGATCAACAGGCAGATCACCAGCAACCAGCCAGGCTTCATGAGCTTCACATCCACAGGGACTGACAGTGATCTCGGTGCTACCTGTGCAACCCCGACAACAACTTCAACCACCACcacttcaacaacaacaacaacaacaacagcaaccaGCT CTGTGGTTTGTGGCCAAGCTGCACTAAATTCTCGTATTTTGGGAGGATCCTTGGTGACGACAGATGGCTTGTGGCCGTGGATGGTGAGCCTCCAGAAATATGAAGTTCATGAGTGCAGTGGGACTTTGGTGGCCGTGGATGCCGTTCTGACCAATGCCAACTGTTTTTCAGG TACACCCGAAGTGTCTGAATGGACCGTGGTCTTGGGTCTTTTGAAACTGAATGGTTTCAATACCCATCGAGAGACACTGAGTGTGGCAAGTATCAGTCTGAGCAACCTGACTGGGACTAATATAGCAATTTTGCAtctaaaaaccaaaccaacccTGTCTGACTACATCCAACCCATCTGCATGGCCACTGACAAAACCTTTACTGTGGGCACAACCTGCTGGGCTGCTGGCTGGAGCTCTGGGGAAGGAGGGG AGGAACAAATCCTACAGGAGATCCAGACCTCGGTAGTGAATTGTGGAAGTACATCTACAAGCAGCAGCGTTTGTACAACATCTTTTACACTGAAACAG gGTGATTCTGGAGGTCCCTTGATGTGTAAGCAGGACGGCTCCTGGTTCCAGGCAGCAGTGTTAACGGCTGAAAACAACTCCACCACGAAAACACGGGAAAGTTCACCAATGGTCTTCACAAATCTGAACAACTATCAGTCATTTCTGGTTCAGCAACTGGGGACACTTTTGTCACCGGCAGCCAGGAACACCACAACCACACCATCCACTACCTCAGCTCCCACTGGGGGCAGCCCTGTGTACTCCCCCCTCTTCTTCCATCTCCTTATACTTTTAATGGGTCTCTACATCTTTTTGTAG
- the LOC113141577 gene encoding putative ferric-chelate reductase 1 isoform X2 has translation MVNVFSCLYQHCAVTIKAQSGTSFEGFLLQAREVGGLSPVGSFALTADPAQLLACSEKANSAVSHRGDSDKTSVQVTWTPDAPGNGKSIQFHASFVQHFGTFWVGVTSSVLAFTGSSTSASTTPATSTTTPTTTTTTPTTSTTTPTTTTTGSKSNISSAGCGVDKVCLRNPSNCDPSVSTGCFFMSARMSPSRTSIRYEMTGPSNGYVSFGFSDDKSMGNDDIYICGIGSDGVVFLKHAFSTGEVTPQTIALGSVLNMTTSVQGTVISCSFTSMNTISTQRTTGFNNTYYIMFAYGPISNGQIQKHTDTFISADKVDLTTPTASSAEEDFPPILKAHGALMLISWMTTGSLGMITARHLKGVSRGLKLCGKDMWFVVHAVVMCVTVAATIIAFILAFSYTKDWSGGAHPVLGCLVMILSFLQPIVAFMRCAPQHSLRFLFNWTHAVNALVIKALAVAAILTGLEMVDNSVNQWMMSVMGGFIGWEALFFILLDVHLKWKVKHTETASQLTTYDNVIVVVYFLGNLAFLVALLVGIGRA, from the exons atggtgaatgtgttttcctgcctgtaccagcactgtgcag tcaccATCAAGGCTCAGAGCGGTACGAGCTTCGAAGGCTTTCTATTACAGGCTAGAGAAGTTGGGGGACTGTCTCCTGTGGGCTCCTTTGCCCTGACAGCAGACCCTGCTCAGCTCCTCGCTTGCAGTGAGAAAGCT AACTCAGCTGTATCTCACAGAGGCGACTCTGATAAGACCTCTGTTCAGGTGACATGGACACCGGATGCACCAGGAAATGGGAAATCCATTCAGTTTCA TGCATCCTTTGTGCAGCATTTCGGGACATTCTGGGTTGGTGTTACAAGTTCTGTACTGGCCTTCACTGGTAGCTCCACAAGTGCCTCCACTACACCAGCAACATCCACAACTACACCAACAACTACCACAACTACACCAACAACATCCACAActacaccaacaacaacaaccacaggcTCTAAATCT AATATCTCCAGTGCAGGCTGTGGTGTTGACAAGGTGTGTCTCAGGAATCCTTCAAACTGTGATCCTTCAGTCAGCACTGGCTGTTTTTTCATGTCAGCCAGGATGTCGCCCAGCAGAACAAGCATCCGCTACGAGATGACTGGTCCTTCAAATGGATACGTCTCTTTTGGATTCTCAGATGATAAGTCGATG GGAAACGATGACATTTATATTTGTGGCATAGGCAGTGATGGTGTGGTGTTTTTGAAGCATGCCTTTTCAACAGGAGAAGTGACTCCACAAACTATTGCTCTG GGGAGTGTTCTCAATATGACCACATCAGTGCAGGGCACAGTGATCAGCTGTTCCTTCACGTCCATGAACACTATTTCTACTCAGAGGACCACTGGCTTCAACAATACATACTATATCATGTTTGCCTATGGACCTATCAGCAATG GACAAATCCAGAAACATACAGATACCTTCATCAGTGCTGACAAGGTAGACCTCACCACACCTACAGCTAGCAGTGCCGAAGAAGATTTTCCTCCTATTCTTAAAGCACATG GAGCACTGATGCTGATATCCTGGATGACCACGGGCTCACTGGGAATGATAACGGCCCGACATCTGAAAGGAGTGAGCAGAGGGCTCAAGCTGTGCGGCAAGGATATGTGGTTTGTG GTCCATGCAGTAGTGATGTGTGTGACGGTAGCAGCCACGATCATCGCCTTCATCCTTGCCTTTTCATATACCAAAGACTGGTCTGGC GGAGCTCATCCTGTCTTAGGCTGCCTGGTTATGATCCTCTCGTTCCTTCAGCCCATAGTGGCTTTTATGCGCTGTGCACCCCAACACTCACT GAGGTTTCTATTCAACTGGACACACGCTGTAAATGCACTAGTAATTAAAGCTTTAGCTG TGGCAGCCATATTAACAGGACTGGAAATGGTTGACAACTCTGTGAATCAGTGGATGATGAGTGTGATGGGTGGTTTCATTGGCTGGGAagctttgtttttcatcttgCTGGATGTGCATTTAAAATGGAAGGTCAAACATACAG AGACAGCATCTCAACTG accaCGTATGATAACGTGATAGTGGTTGTGTACTTCCTGGGAAACCTTGCCTTTTTGGTGGCACTGCTGGTTGGAATTGGACGTGCATAA